The genomic region GTAAACTCGCACCCAAGAAAGTTCTCAAAATGTCATACTTATTTTTCGCTATTGCCTTGGCTGGATCATGTGTCATCGCCTACCTCAGTAAAGTTGAAGTCTTAATCTTTGCACTGCTCGGACTCATTTCGTGCTGGGGCTACTCTGCTCCTCCACTTAAATTCTCTCACCGAGGACTAGGAGAGCTCGTCATTTTTTTAAATAATGGTTTATTCATTATGTGCGCCATGTATTACAGCATTGTGGGCGAACTTCATGCCGAAATTATTTTCCCCTCATTTTTCTTAGGTTTCCTGGGTTTTGCCATCATTTTGATGAATGAAATCCCCGATTATAGCGCAGATAAACAAGTCCAGAAAAATAACCTAATTGTACGCTTAGGAATCGAAAATGGCTTCACTCTTCATCGAGTAGTTACCGCGCTCGCTTTCCTCTCTCTTTTGACTGCTGTTTACCTTGGAAACCTCCCTCCTCTATGTCAAATCTGCCTTGTCTATCCCGTAGTGCTTATGTACAAAGGTCATTATCGGACACCAAAACCCGCAGATTTGCAAAATTCTGCTAAATTAAGCTTATTATG from Lentisphaera profundi harbors:
- a CDS encoding prenyltransferase; its protein translation is MKYTEKNEDLINWMKVMRMSQGFFFISAMPVLLGTLLIYQHHQIFNPLLTILILMGCLLFHLGADMINEYHDHISGNDALVEIHTPFSGGTRVLEEGKLAPKKVLKMSYLFFAIALAGSCVIAYLSKVEVLIFALLGLISCWGYSAPPLKFSHRGLGELVIFLNNGLFIMCAMYYSIVGELHAEIIFPSFFLGFLGFAIILMNEIPDYSADKQVQKNNLIVRLGIENGFTLHRVVTALAFLSLLTAVYLGNLPPLCQICLVYPVVLMYKGHYRTPKPADLQNSAKLSLLCKGAIETKFKSWCLLMTGFIINLYI